Proteins found in one Kwoniella bestiolae CBS 10118 chromosome 1, complete sequence genomic segment:
- a CDS encoding methylthioribulose-1-phosphate dehydratase, translating into MPSKLTHEEAEALVISDDPEHPANLISELCRDFYKLGWVTGTGGGISIRQGEHVYLAPSGVQKERIKPEHIFVLPFAQSSVPKPGSKRDFLRIPSKKGLSESQCTPLFWNAFTMRQAGACIHTHSQHAVMLTLLHPRDAQSFKISHQEMIKGVRIGGVGKTLSFFNTLEIPIIDNTAVEEDLTESMAAAMEEYPDAPAILVRRHGVYVWGNTWEQAKTQSECLDYLFEIAVKMLLAKLPLVGDN; encoded by the exons ATGCCAAGCAAGCTTACTCAcgaagaggcagaagcgTTGGTGATCAGCGATGATCCCGAGCAT CCCGCTAATTTGATTTCCGAGTTGTGTCGAGACTTCTACA AACTCGGATGGGTTACTGGTacaggaggag GTATCTCGATCCGACAAGG TGAACACGTATATCTTGCTCCCTCTGGTGTTCAGAAGGAACGAATCAAGCCTGAACACATCTTCGTCCTGCCCTTTGCTCAATCGTCTGTCCCTAAACCTGGCTCCAAACGAGATTTCCTGAGGATACCAAGTAAGAAG GGCTTGAGCGAGTCACAATGCACCCCACTGTTCTGGAATGCCTTCACCATGAGACAAGCAGGTGCATGTATACACACGCATTCTCAACATGCTG TCATGTTGACCCTCCTACACCCCCGTGATGCCCAGAGTTTCAAGATATCCCACcaggagatgatcaagggtGTCCGGATTGGCGGTGTAGGCAAAACACTCAGTTTCTTCAATACGCTGGAGATTCCAATTATCGATAATACTGctgttgaagaggatttgaCCGAGAGTATGGCTGCT GCCATGGAAGAATACCCCGATGCTCCTGCGATCTTAGTGAGGAGACATGGTGTTTACGTCTGGG GTAATACCTGGGAACAAGCCAAAACCCAATCCGAATGTCTAGATTATCTGTTCGAAATTGCCGTGAAGATGCTTTTAGCCAAATTACCTCTGGTGGGGGATAATTAA